The Flavobacterium faecale genomic sequence CAGGTCTTGGTGTTTTTGCAGATATAAAGCTGGCTTGGTGACCAAATTGAACTGAATGTACTTTTTGCATTTTGCAGGCCAAGGCAGTAACCGAATCGAAATCATTGATGACCACATCGTACTTTTGCAAAGGCAAATTGTCTGCGTCTTTGTAAATTTGTCGGGGTCTAATGTTCTTGACAATGTTAGGATAATGTAAACCGCCACATTTGCTATAATACAAACTACAGCCTTTGCTCTTAAATTTGACGGGAAGATCGGTGGCTAAGCTTGCATTGTTGCCACTGAGAAAAAAGTCAACTTCGCCAAATTTTTTTAAGTACGGATATAGTTGTGTTGCCCTACTGATGTGCCCGTTGCCAGTGGCTTGGATCGCATAAAATATTTTCATGTAGTTGTGATACTAGAAACTGTCAACTTTTTTGGTCTGAAAATTGAAGCTCTAAATTAATCAGACTAAAGTATAAGGTAATTGTTAGGAGAAGGTTTTTTAAAGTTTTTATTACCGTTATGATTTGGTCAAATAATTTTCTAGTGGAGGTTGGTCAAAAATTAGGGCTTTCCTATAATATTTTCTTTATTTTTGAAGCATGAAATATCTATTTATTTTATTATTTCCGTTTTTAATGTTGGCACAGTCAAATTTTGATAAGGCCAAGGATAGTTTTGATATGGGCAAAAGTGACTTGTATCAAAAGCAATACGAACAATTGTTGAAGTCTGATCCCAATAATCTGAAGGCATTGGAAGGCCTTGGCGATATTGCGGGCTTAAACAAACAATGGGACAAGTCTTTGGGCTATTATGAAAAACTAAAAGCCTTACGCCCCTACGAGGCCGACTACCACTACAAGTACGGTGGCGCTCTAGGTATGAAAGCCTTGGAGGTCAACAAATTTAAGGCCTTGGGCATGATTAGCACGATTAAAGAATCCTTTGAAAAAGCTATTCAGCTTGATCCCAAACACATTGAAGCACGTTGGGCTTTGGTCGAATTGTACATTAAACTACCCAGTCTTATTGGCGGTAGTGAGTCAAAAGCAATTAAATATTCTAATCAGCTCGCTTTACTCTCTGCCGTAAATGGTTATTTGTCTCGCGGTCATATCGAAGAGTACTATGAGCGCTATGCAAATGCTGAGTATCTATATAAAAAGGCAATTGTTGCAGGAGGGTCAAAGCATTCGTACCAAACTTTGGTCAATTTATACAAAAATAAAATGGACGCTCCAGACAAAGCAAATGCCGTGTGGAACGATTACAAACAAAAATATACAACCAACTGATTTGATTATCATTTTGGTAAACAACCTATAAACGAAATAAGAAATGAGAACACATTTTATAGCTATTGGCGGTAGTGCTATGCACAATTTGGCCTTGGCACTACACAATAAAGGATATCAAGTTACGGGTAGCGATGATGCCATTTTTGAACCTTCAAAATCACGTTTGGACAAAAAAGGAA encodes the following:
- a CDS encoding tetratricopeptide repeat protein; amino-acid sequence: MKYLFILLFPFLMLAQSNFDKAKDSFDMGKSDLYQKQYEQLLKSDPNNLKALEGLGDIAGLNKQWDKSLGYYEKLKALRPYEADYHYKYGGALGMKALEVNKFKALGMISTIKESFEKAIQLDPKHIEARWALVELYIKLPSLIGGSESKAIKYSNQLALLSAVNGYLSRGHIEEYYERYANAEYLYKKAIVAGGSKHSYQTLVNLYKNKMDAPDKANAVWNDYKQKYTTN